From a single Oceaniferula flava genomic region:
- a CDS encoding ABC-F family ATP-binding cassette domain-containing protein, whose amino-acid sequence MSDSIASASELCVSYSSHTVLDGATLAIQQGDRIGLVGRNGCGKSTFLKILAGENVPDSGEVTRKRGLLTGYLPQNFELDDEKTVIQNVLSGVQYVLDMIEEYETSAGDDDRSAELLDLITHHQGWDLEHQAQSLLTNLHAPDADSIVGPLSGGEKRRVALCRALLSQPDFLILDEPTNHLDTGSIEWLEQFLSRYNGTCLFVTHDRYFLDRIATRIVEIRRGKCDSYQGNYTEYLVSRAERDMAEARNEHKRQRFLSRELEWVRRGPKARTTKAKDRMDRYFEIADQEAPEQELDVDLIIPKAPKLGNKIIDARGVGMAFGDRRLFADVDLSLEGGQRLGIVGRNGMGKSTLLKIILGQMEPLEGKVEIGMKTEINFIDQNRLLLDEEKSVFEEVGEGQENVRLGDETIGLRAYLRRFLFTEERINTKINLLSGGERSRVMLAKILKRGGNVLVLDEPTNDLDLNTLRLLEEALCAFQGSVIVVSHDRYFLNRVCSDILAFEGDGVVDYQVGNYDYYLEKKAAREATAASYKNIGKKEKPKARKERPRKLKWAEAKELETIEDDILAAEEKASELTAAFEAPDFYEKHGDNWQQLEAELKQAKEKVQHLYTRWEELEAIRAATEQ is encoded by the coding sequence ATGTCCGATTCCATTGCCAGCGCCAGCGAACTCTGCGTCAGCTACAGCTCCCACACCGTGCTCGACGGCGCCACTCTCGCGATCCAGCAAGGCGACCGCATTGGCCTCGTCGGCCGCAACGGCTGCGGCAAGTCCACTTTCCTGAAAATCCTCGCCGGAGAAAATGTGCCCGACAGCGGCGAAGTCACCCGCAAGCGAGGACTGCTCACCGGCTACCTGCCGCAGAACTTCGAACTCGATGATGAGAAAACCGTGATTCAGAACGTGCTCTCCGGTGTGCAATACGTGCTGGATATGATCGAGGAATACGAAACCTCCGCCGGCGATGACGACCGCAGTGCCGAACTGCTCGACCTCATCACCCACCACCAAGGCTGGGACCTGGAACATCAGGCGCAAAGTCTGCTGACCAACCTGCACGCGCCGGATGCGGACAGCATCGTCGGGCCACTTTCCGGTGGGGAAAAACGACGCGTCGCCCTGTGCCGCGCCCTGCTCTCGCAGCCGGATTTCCTAATTCTGGACGAACCGACCAACCACCTCGACACCGGGTCAATCGAGTGGCTGGAGCAATTTCTCTCCCGCTACAATGGCACCTGCTTATTCGTGACTCACGATCGCTATTTCCTCGATCGCATCGCCACCCGCATCGTCGAGATCCGCCGGGGGAAATGCGATAGCTACCAGGGCAACTACACCGAATACCTCGTTTCCCGCGCCGAACGCGACATGGCCGAGGCGCGCAACGAGCACAAACGCCAGCGCTTTCTCAGTCGCGAGCTCGAATGGGTGCGCCGTGGCCCGAAGGCCCGCACCACCAAGGCAAAGGACCGCATGGACCGCTACTTTGAAATCGCCGACCAAGAAGCGCCCGAGCAGGAGCTGGACGTCGATCTCATCATCCCCAAGGCACCGAAGCTCGGCAATAAAATCATCGATGCGCGCGGCGTCGGCATGGCCTTTGGCGATCGGCGCCTGTTCGCCGATGTCGATCTCTCGCTTGAGGGCGGACAGCGACTCGGCATCGTCGGCCGCAATGGCATGGGTAAGTCGACCCTGCTGAAGATCATCCTCGGTCAGATGGAACCACTGGAAGGCAAAGTGGAGATTGGTATGAAAACCGAGATCAACTTCATCGACCAAAACCGCCTCCTGTTAGACGAAGAAAAGTCCGTGTTTGAAGAAGTCGGCGAAGGACAGGAAAACGTCCGCTTGGGCGACGAAACCATCGGCCTGCGCGCCTACCTGCGCCGTTTCCTGTTCACCGAGGAACGCATCAATACCAAGATCAACCTACTCAGCGGTGGTGAGCGAAGTCGGGTCATGCTGGCGAAGATCCTCAAACGCGGCGGCAATGTGCTGGTGCTTGATGAACCGACCAACGACCTCGACCTCAACACGCTTCGATTGTTAGAAGAAGCCCTCTGCGCCTTCCAAGGCAGTGTCATCGTGGTCAGTCACGATCGCTATTTCCTCAACCGCGTCTGCTCGGACATCCTCGCCTTCGAGGGCGACGGTGTGGTCGATTACCAAGTGGGCAACTACGATTACTACCTGGAAAAGAAAGCCGCCCGCGAAGCCACGGCAGCGAGTTACAAGAACATCGGCAAAAAGGAAAAACCCAAAGCTCGCAAAGAACGTCCGCGCAAACTGAAGTGGGCCGAGGCCAAGGAGCTGGAAACCATCGAGGACGACATTCTCGCCGCCGAGGAAAAAGCATCCGAACTCACCGCCGCCTTCGAAGCGCCCGACTTCTACGAAAAACACGGCGACAACTGGCAGCAACTCGAAGCCGAGCTGAAGCAGGCCAAAGAGAAAGTGCAGCACTTATACACTCGCTGGGAGGAACTTGAGGCGATTCGCGCTGCGACAGAGCAGTAA
- a CDS encoding SNF2-related protein, which produces MQTISDIAPGQRWISETEPELGFGIMLKVEFKRVELVFPAVSEQRVYALDSAPLRRVILKPGEELETHDGDTLEIDDVIEREKLLIYVCGEREIEEAQLADTMSFSRPEDRLLAGRVDDLHTYDLRVDALQRQCEVMKSPVRGFVGGRVDLIPHQMSIAGEVSSRLAPRVLLADEVGLGKTIEACLIMHRLHLTGRADRVLILVPEPLLHQWFVELLRRFNLLFSLFDEERCQSLEGEGENPFLDSQLVLCSVNFLADNPNRSQQVIEAGWDMLIVDEAHHLEWSEQEASPAYQMVDSLARRTESLLLLTATPRQLGAEGHFARLRLLDPERYVDLQKFQEEAEQYEAVAEAVGRLQAGEPLSAEDRALFTAQSERVHDHCLALDGGDESAREPLIRELLDAFGTGRVMFRNTRTALQGFPERKVNLVEIEQDHMQWLVGLLQSLGEEKVLLICRTRELAEEISERLQEIINIKCGHFHEGMTLLQRDRSAAYFAEPDGARILICSEIGSEGRNFQFAHHLVLFDLPEDPELLEQRIGRLDRIGQSETINIHVPYEKGTRGEFLARWYHEGLDAFEHSLHGATEILKELGGVPESCDDLDAFIATSKLAREKVSQQLQRGYDRLLELNSSRPGKAAEAIDQISSMDDSQISESFLLRLWDHFGLHVEELVDRSYLLLPGHLITDAFPALPDDGLNVTFDRTRALSREDCAFMSWDHPVARTALDLLLTSEAGNASFGVWEGAPHKGILVETYAVVECVAPAKLHSDRFLPVTPIRVQVDHSGADRSDDARVDGKTLRVGNLHKLLDQEKFRRKMLPMMLGKSRDIATLKMKDIVAAAVAESDAKLGVEIDRLVALGEINDHVSEEEIAALRVQRDALHQAISKSRLRLDSVRIIFCQP; this is translated from the coding sequence ATGCAGACCATTTCAGACATCGCACCCGGACAACGTTGGATCAGTGAAACCGAACCGGAGCTTGGGTTCGGGATCATGCTCAAAGTGGAGTTTAAGCGAGTGGAGTTGGTGTTTCCTGCGGTCAGCGAGCAGCGGGTTTACGCCCTCGATAGCGCACCTCTGCGCCGGGTCATTCTCAAGCCGGGTGAAGAGCTGGAAACGCACGACGGTGATACGCTGGAAATCGACGACGTGATTGAGCGTGAAAAGCTGCTGATCTATGTCTGCGGCGAGCGCGAAATTGAGGAAGCCCAGCTGGCCGATACCATGAGCTTCAGCCGACCAGAAGACCGCCTGCTCGCCGGACGGGTGGATGATTTGCACACCTACGATCTGCGGGTGGATGCGCTGCAGCGTCAGTGCGAGGTGATGAAGTCTCCCGTGCGCGGATTTGTCGGAGGTCGGGTGGATTTGATTCCGCACCAGATGTCGATTGCCGGCGAGGTGTCCTCTCGGCTTGCTCCTCGCGTTCTGTTAGCTGATGAAGTGGGGTTGGGGAAAACCATCGAAGCCTGCCTCATCATGCACCGATTGCACCTAACGGGTCGTGCCGATCGGGTGTTGATCCTAGTGCCTGAGCCGCTACTGCACCAGTGGTTTGTCGAGCTGCTGCGTCGTTTCAACTTACTCTTCAGCCTCTTCGATGAAGAGCGTTGCCAATCGCTCGAAGGTGAGGGGGAGAACCCCTTCCTCGATAGCCAACTGGTGCTTTGCAGTGTGAACTTCTTGGCTGACAACCCAAACCGCTCCCAGCAGGTCATCGAGGCTGGTTGGGACATGTTGATTGTGGATGAAGCGCACCACCTTGAGTGGTCCGAGCAGGAGGCCAGTCCGGCCTACCAAATGGTCGATTCACTGGCCCGCCGAACCGAGAGTTTGCTCCTGCTCACCGCCACGCCACGGCAGTTGGGTGCCGAAGGTCATTTTGCCCGATTGAGGTTGCTCGATCCCGAGCGCTACGTCGATTTACAGAAGTTCCAAGAAGAAGCCGAGCAGTATGAAGCGGTGGCCGAGGCCGTGGGTAGGCTGCAGGCAGGGGAGCCTCTCAGCGCCGAAGACCGAGCGCTTTTCACCGCCCAGTCCGAGCGTGTGCACGACCACTGCCTGGCGCTCGATGGCGGTGATGAATCCGCCCGCGAGCCACTCATTCGGGAGCTGCTCGATGCCTTTGGCACCGGGCGCGTGATGTTCCGCAACACCCGCACCGCTTTGCAAGGCTTCCCTGAGCGGAAGGTGAACCTGGTGGAGATCGAGCAAGATCACATGCAGTGGCTGGTCGGGCTTTTACAAAGTCTGGGTGAGGAAAAGGTGCTGCTGATCTGTCGCACCCGCGAACTGGCGGAGGAAATTTCCGAACGACTGCAAGAGATCATCAATATCAAGTGTGGTCATTTCCACGAGGGCATGACACTGCTGCAGCGTGACCGCTCGGCGGCTTACTTCGCTGAGCCGGACGGGGCGCGGATTCTTATCTGCTCGGAGATCGGTAGTGAGGGGCGGAATTTCCAATTTGCCCACCATCTGGTGCTCTTCGATCTGCCGGAGGATCCGGAGTTGTTAGAACAACGGATTGGTCGTCTCGATCGCATTGGCCAGTCGGAAACCATCAACATCCACGTGCCCTACGAAAAGGGAACCCGCGGCGAGTTTCTGGCTCGCTGGTATCACGAAGGTTTGGATGCCTTTGAGCATAGTCTGCATGGCGCCACCGAGATCTTGAAAGAGCTGGGTGGGGTGCCGGAGAGTTGTGACGACCTGGATGCCTTCATCGCGACATCGAAACTGGCACGGGAGAAAGTTTCCCAACAGTTACAGCGTGGCTATGATCGATTGTTAGAGCTGAACTCAAGCCGACCCGGCAAGGCGGCGGAAGCGATCGATCAAATCTCCAGCATGGATGATAGCCAGATCTCGGAGTCCTTCCTCTTGCGTCTGTGGGATCACTTCGGCTTGCATGTCGAAGAGCTGGTGGACCGCTCCTATTTACTGCTCCCCGGTCACCTGATCACCGATGCCTTTCCAGCTCTGCCGGACGACGGATTGAACGTGACGTTTGATCGCACCCGCGCGCTCTCGCGTGAAGATTGTGCCTTCATGAGCTGGGATCACCCGGTGGCTCGCACGGCTCTGGATTTACTCCTGACCTCGGAGGCTGGCAATGCCTCCTTCGGCGTCTGGGAGGGGGCTCCGCACAAGGGGATCCTGGTGGAAACCTACGCGGTGGTGGAATGTGTCGCTCCGGCGAAGCTGCACAGCGATCGCTTCCTGCCGGTGACCCCAATCCGCGTGCAAGTGGATCACAGCGGCGCGGATCGCAGCGATGATGCTCGTGTGGATGGCAAGACCTTGCGTGTCGGGAATTTGCATAAACTGCTCGATCAGGAGAAGTTCCGTCGTAAGATGCTACCGATGATGCTTGGCAAGAGCCGCGACATCGCCACGCTGAAGATGAAAGACATCGTCGCCGCCGCGGTGGCGGAATCGGACGCGAAACTGGGAGTGGAAATCGATCGCTTAGTCGCGCTCGGTGAGATCAACGATCACGTCAGTGAAGAAGAAATTGCCGCCCTGAGAGTGCAGCGCGACGCCTTGCACCAGGCCATTTCCAAATCCCGCCT